Within Epilithonimonas zeae, the genomic segment ATATCAAATACAAGGGTTACATCGAGAAAGAAAAGGAAAATGTAGCTAAATTGAATAGATTGGAAACTATCAGAATTCCCGAAGATTTTGATTATTCTAAAATCACTTCTCTTTCTGCTGAAGCTAAACAAAAATTGGGTAAAATAAAACCTAAAACTATTGCACAAGCTGGAAGAATTAGTGGAGTTTCTCCTGCAGATATTAATGTGCTTTTGATATATTTAGAAAGATAAAATTATAAATGTTCCACGTGAAACATTTCAAAGAACAATGTTATTTTTCATTGTTCTTTTTGTTTAAAAACTTTGAATTAATTTATGAAAATTAAAGACCATTTTCTTACACAAGAAGAATTTGAAATTGTAGAAACTGAAACAAAAGGTGTTTTCAAAACCTCCCCTATTCCTTCTAATATTTCAAAATATTATGAGAGCGAAGATTATATTTCGCATCATCAGGATTCGGGAAGTTTGAAAGAAAAGCTTTATAAATTTTTACAGTCTTTTAATCTTCAATACAAAAAAAATATTCTCGTAGATAGAATTAAAAAAGATTCTAAAGTTTTGGATTATGGTTGCGGCGCTGGAGAATTTGTAAAGTATATTGAAAATGATTTCCAAACTTTTGGATTTGAACCCAATTCAGACGCCAGAAATGCAGCTATAAATAAAACTCAAAAAGCTAAAATAATTGACGATTTAAACTCAATTGAAAATCAAAGTTTAGATGCAATTACATTATGGCACGTTTTCGAACATATCGAAAATCAGAGTGAAATGTTGGAATTATTTAATCAAAAATTAAAAGAAAAAGGTTTGCTAATTATTGCTGTTCCAAATCCAACTTCGTACGATGCGAAACATTATAAAGAATTCTGGGCAGCGTATGATGTTCCAAGACATATCTATCATTTTTCAAAAAATGGAATGGAAAATCTGGTTTCAAAAAATCCGGATTGGAAATTAAGAAAAATCAAACCTCTCCTACTCGATTCATTTTATATTTCAATGCTGAGTGAAAAATATAAGAAATCACCACTTTTTTGGCTAAAAGCTGTCTTTCACGGAGCAATTTCCAACATAAAAGCACTTTTTTCGAACGAATTTTCAAGTTTGATATATATTATCGAAAAAAAATAGAAAATCGATTTTTGATATATTTATGAAGGTCAATTTTCACCTGTTTTGTTGAAAAATTGTTAATAATTGCAAATAATAGAAAATTTCAAGTTATTTTTAATCTAAAATTAAATTCGCTGAGAATCGCTTAAAAAATTTTATTTGAACCTAGATCAATTATAGACAAAATAAAAACCGACAAATCTTTGTCGGTTTTATAATTTATGTTGAAAAGTAAATTTCTATTTGTTAATGGCAGCAACTCCCGGAAGTTCCAACCCTTCTAAACTTTCCAGCATTGCTCCTCCTCCTGTCGAAACATAACTCACTTTATCAGAATAACCGAATTGTTTCACGAAAGCAACACTGTCTCCTCCACCAACTAACGAGAAAGCTCCCAATTTTGTCGCTTCAGCAATACTATCACCCAAAGCTTTAGTTCCAGCAGCAAAATTTGACATTTCAAAAACTCCGATTGGACCATTCCAAAGAATTGTTTTAGAATTTAATAAAACATCATTGAAAATTTCTCTTGATCTTGGACCAGCATCCAGACCTTGCCAGCTCTCCGGAATTTCTCTGATGTTACATTCCTTTCTATTCGCTTCATTATTGAAATCATCAGCGATGATAACATCTGTTGGAAGATAAACTTCTACATTATGTTCTTTTGCTTTAGACAAAATTTCAAGAGCCAAATTCAATTTATCATCTTCAACAATAGATTGTCCAATTTTTCCTCCAAGTGCTTTGATGAATGTAAAAGACATTCCTCCTCCAATAATTAAATTGTCAACTGCAGGAAGGATATTTTCTATAATCGTGATTTTTGTGGAAACTTTAGAACCTCCAAGTATCGCAGTTACAGGCTTTTCACCAGATTTAAGAACTTTATCAATAGCTACAAGTTCTTTTTCCATTAGTAAACCGAAAAATTTAGTAGAAGGAAAGAATTGAGCAATTACAGCTGTAGAAGCGTGTGCTCTGTGTGCAGTTCCAAATGCATCATTGACATAAGCATCACCTAATTTTGAAAGTTGCTCAGCAAAAGACTCATCACCATTTTCTTCTTCATTATGAAAACGCAGATTCTCCAATAATAAGATTTCTCCTGGTTGCAGAGCGTTAGCAGCCTCTTCTGCCTTCTCTCCTACCGATTCCTCCACAAACTTAACTTCTTGACCAAGAACATTAGAAACTTCGCTTAAAACGTGCTTAAGAGAATATTTATCATTTACTTCGCCTTTTGGTCTTCCAAGATGTGTCATTAATATGACAGAACCACCATCAGACAAAATTTTATCTACAGTAGGTTTCACTGCAGTAATCCTTGTATTATCTGTTACTTTAAGATTTTCATCCTGAGGCACGTTGAAATCAACTCTCACCAAAGCTTTCTTATTTTTAAAATCGAAATCTTTTATTGTCTTCATTAAATTTTTATTTAAGGTTTTTAAATAGAGATTCAAAAGTTCTCCTCTCTTTGTTTCACAAATTTAAAACTTATTCTTCCCTTTTGAAAATTTAATTCCGAAAAGAAATCCACAAACTTATTTTACAATCATAAACAACTTCTTTTTCTTTTTAATAAAAATAAATATTGTAGTCTATTGTTGTAGTTCGGTATTATGGGGAAAACTTTAAGATGATTATTTTACCACAGAAAATATGGAGTAATGAGTAGGTTGTTAACATTGATTTAATATTGATTATCAAAATATTATCATTGTTATTAACAAATGTTTGTAAATCTGAAATCGGCTCTTTATTAGAAATATTTTTGCGGATAAAACCAACGAATCTCAACAAAAAGTTTTTTGAAAATATGAATTGTTTTTTCTGATGAAACTTGCATTACGAAAATTAAATTAAGATTAAAAGAATTATTTAATAGAAGTTATCAACAGGTTTTCTAACAATTTCTAACAATGTATTATCTATTCATTAATAATATCAAAATTTATTTGATGTTTAAATATCATAATATAAATTATTTTGATATATAATCACTTATTATAAAATATTATTATCAATTATATTAAAATATCATACCAACAATTACAAAATATGTAGTAAATTTATATTGTTAAAAGTAAAAAATGATAATTTAAAATGAAAAAGATAGCAATAGCAGCAGATCATGCAGGTTTTGAGTATAAAGAACTGATAAAAAAATACTTGGAAGGAAAAGTTGAAATCAAGGATTACGGAACCTATTCTACTGATTCTGTAGATTACCCTGATTATGTTCATCCTGCAGCAAGTTCTGTGGAAAATGGAGAAAACGAATTGGGAATCTTGATTTGTGGAAGTGGAAACGGTGTTCAAATCACTGCTAATAAACATCAGAAAATCCGTTGTGCATTGTGTTGGATGCCGGAAATCGCTTCTCTTGCTAGACAACATAATGATGCCAATATGATTTCTATTCCAGCGAGATTCATTTCAAAAGAATTAGCTTTCGAGATTGTAGATAAATTCCTGACAACAGATTTTGAAGGTGGAAGACATCAGAACCGAGTTGATAAAATCGCATTCTGCTAGATATAGAGAGACTTACAATTTTGTAAGTCTTTTTTATTGGGATTAAAATGAAAAAATGTGATTATTAATAAAGTTGTATCTTTGCGACGCATTTCACAGAGAAAGTTCTTTCTCACGAAACCATAAATTAATACAAAGGTTTCCAAAACTCCCCTATTTTATTTTATCTTTAATAAAAATTAAATCCTATTTGGGATTGTTGTTGTTGGACATAAATGAAGATGAATTTTAAATTTTAAACAATGAAAAACAAAAAGAATATAAGTCATAAAAACGAACAGAAACTTCTCGATTTGGGAAGAACAATTCTTCGTTTTATGAGCAAAAAAACTTCCAAAATCTACAATTATAAACAAATTGCGGAAGGAATAGATTACAAAAATCCAAGACAAAGAGAGCTGGTAATTCAGGCGCTTCACAGACTCTTGGCAAGTCAAAAAATTAAGGAAACCGAGAAAGGAAAATATATTGTCAACCTTAATATAGAAGGTGCTCTGACTGGTGTCATCGATTTTAACCAATCTGGAAATGCTTATGTAAAGGTTGATGGAATCAATGATGATATCTTCGTCCATCAGAAAAATGTAAAAGATGCATTACAAGGCGATAAAGTTCTGATTGTAACTTACAATTTTAAAGGAAAAAAGCTGGAAGGTTCGGTGGTAGAAGTTCTGGAAAGAGCAAAAGAAGTTTTTGTTGGAACTTTCCAGAAAATTGCGGAGAAAGATTTCGGGTTTGTAGTTTTGGATAAGAAGAAACTTAATACTGATATTTTCATTTCCAAAAACCATTTCAATGGCGCAGAAGACGGCGATAAAGTCATCGTAAAAATGCTGGAATGGAAACCGGGAAGCAAGAATCCGGAAGGCGAAATTACAACTGTTCTTGGCACTCCTGGCGACCACGAAACAGAGATTCATTCGATTTTGGCAGAATATGGTTTGCCTTATAATTTTCCACCAGAAGTGGAACACGATGCAGACCAAATTGACAGAAGTATCAATGCAGATGAAGTGGCGAAACGCTGGGATATGCGTGATATTCTGACATTTACGATTGACCCAAAAGATGCTAAAGATTTTGATGATGCTTTGTCTATCAGAAAATTAGAAAATGGACTTTGGGAAATTGGTGTTCATATTGCGGACGTTTCTCATTATGTGAAACCTGGGACTATTTTAGACGATGAAGCTTATGCGAGAGCAACTTCGGTTTATCTGGTTGATAGAGTAGTGCCAATGCTTCCGGAAGTTTTGAGTAATGATGTTTGTTCACTACGACCAAATGAAGATAAATTCACATTCTCAGCTGTTTTTGAACTGGATGAGGATGCAAAAATCCATAAGCAATGGTTTGGTAGAACAGTTATCCATTCGGATAGAAGATTTGCTTACGAAGAAGCCCAGGAAAGAATCGAAAATAAGGAAGGTGATTTGGTTGAGGAAATTCTTCAATTGGATAAATTAGCCAAAATAATGAGGGCGAAACGTATCAGAAATGGTGCGATTACTTTTGATAGGAGCGAGGTAAGATTCAATTTGGATGAAAACAACAAACCGATTGGCGTTTATTTCAAAGTCAGCAAAGATTCCAACCATTTGATTGAAGAATTTATGCTTTTGGCCAATAAAAAAGTTTCGGAATTCATCTCATTAAATAAAAGAAATGAACCAACTGGAAATACTTTCATTTACAGAATTCACGATGACCCAGACCCGGCAAAATTGACGGCTTTACGAGATTTCGTAGGAACTTTCGGTTACAAAATGGACTTAGCAAATACCCAAAAAGTAGCTGAATCTTTGAATAAATTATTGAGTGATGTCAAAGGAAAAGGCGAAGAAAATATGATAGAAACGCTTGCTATGAGAAGTATGAGCAAAGCCGTTTATTCTACCGACCCGATTGGACATTACGGACTTGGCTTCGAATATTATTCGCATTTCACATCGCCAATCCGTCGTTATCCGGATTTAATTGCGCATAGATTGTTACAACACTATTTGGATGGCGGAAAATCACCAAATAAAGAGGAAGTGGAAGAGAAGGCAAAACATTGTTCTGCAATGGAAAGATTAGCTTCTGAAGCGGAAAGAGAAAGCATCAAGTTTATGCAGGTTAAGTTTATGGAAGACCACGTTGGCGAAGTTTTCTCAGGCGTTATTTCCGGTGTTGCAGAGTATGGTTTCTGGGTAGAAATTCCTGAAAATGGAGCAGAAGGAATGATAAAATCGCGCGATTTGGTGGATGATTCTTATTCTCTGGATGCGAAGAATTATGCGATTGTAGGTTCCAGAACAGGCAATACTTATCAGCTTGGAGACGAGGTAAAAATAAAGGTTGTAAAAGCAAATTTGATTGCAAAACAACTTGATTTTAAGATTATTGAGTAATTAAGAAAAATAGAAAAATTTGAAACCGTCTTTTTAGGACGGTTTTTTTATGAAAAAAAATTAAAAATAATACGTCAAGCTTTGTCGCTGCCGCCATCTAGATTTGCTTTCAGAAACTTTAAAAATATGTTTTATGAAAAATATTTTAGATGAAATTGATGATTTTGATGAAGAAAGCCAAAGAATACTCCTTGGAAGTCGAGTCATACAATTTAATGAATACAATAAAGGAAAAGATCCTTTTGAAGGAATAAGAACAAACAAAACTTTTCAAGAGATATCCAATGAAATTGCATTGGATTCTCCTCTTGGCAAAAACAGTGCATTCTACAGAGAAACGAGAGAAATATTAACCGGTCAAATACCAAAATTATAAACTATGGGATCTTGGAAATATGAAATTGTACACGATTATAATGCGACAAGACTTATCAAAGAATTTCGGGAAGAAAATCTAAAGCTCAAAAACTCGAAAGGAATGGATGATGACGAAACAGACTGTATCATATATGCAGAAAAAGATGACCACACGATTAGCCTAGGTAGAGTATTACTTGTGAAAATGAGTGATGCAATGATAAATTATTATTATGAATATAAAGATCCAGATTACTTACCCAAATACTGGGCAAAATATATTTATGAGGAAAATAAAAACAATAAGACTTTTCAGTTTAATGAAGAAGAAATTTCTAATGCTTTTTTTAAATCTATAGTATTGCACAGAAAGTTGATGAGTGTTACGGCATTGGAATTACAGAATTATTTAAAAAAAATAACTGAAAATCTTTCAGACTATTATCGTAAAGACGAAAAATTTTCTCGTGAGCAGTGGGATCCTACCCTGAAATCTGATCAATATCTTTTTGCAAAACCAGAATTAGCGATCAATTATTTTGTTAAAAAAAGTGATTCTTTAAAAAATAGGCTTACCACATTTAGAAAGCAGTTAGAACACATCAAATCTTTCAAGATAGTTGGCAAAGAATTTAAAATACAGACTATAGATGACATCATAAAAGGGATTGATGACAATATAAAAAGTATTGAGAACTTCAAAAAATGGATGATTGGGAGCAGGGATGATATTAAATTAAATATAGCCTATTTCTGTGGCATTTATAACGGGATTGTTGAGTTTATTGCCGGCTTTATTGATATCGGCTTATTAGCAATTAATATTGTCATAAGTGATGTGTTGGGTGGAGAAACTAATTTAGAATTTTTAGAGATTAGAGAAGCCGTAGAAGAAACACTAAGCAAAATTTTACAAGACCCTCGAAAGGTATTTAATGACATCATAGAAGCAGTTAAAAAT encodes:
- a CDS encoding class I SAM-dependent methyltransferase, with translation MKIKDHFLTQEEFEIVETETKGVFKTSPIPSNISKYYESEDYISHHQDSGSLKEKLYKFLQSFNLQYKKNILVDRIKKDSKVLDYGCGAGEFVKYIENDFQTFGFEPNSDARNAAINKTQKAKIIDDLNSIENQSLDAITLWHVFEHIENQSEMLELFNQKLKEKGLLIIAVPNPTSYDAKHYKEFWAAYDVPRHIYHFSKNGMENLVSKNPDWKLRKIKPLLLDSFYISMLSEKYKKSPLFWLKAVFHGAISNIKALFSNEFSSLIYIIEKK
- a CDS encoding phosphoglycerate kinase; its protein translation is MKTIKDFDFKNKKALVRVDFNVPQDENLKVTDNTRITAVKPTVDKILSDGGSVILMTHLGRPKGEVNDKYSLKHVLSEVSNVLGQEVKFVEESVGEKAEEAANALQPGEILLLENLRFHNEEENGDESFAEQLSKLGDAYVNDAFGTAHRAHASTAVIAQFFPSTKFFGLLMEKELVAIDKVLKSGEKPVTAILGGSKVSTKITIIENILPAVDNLIIGGGMSFTFIKALGGKIGQSIVEDDKLNLALEILSKAKEHNVEVYLPTDVIIADDFNNEANRKECNIREIPESWQGLDAGPRSREIFNDVLLNSKTILWNGPIGVFEMSNFAAGTKALGDSIAEATKLGAFSLVGGGDSVAFVKQFGYSDKVSYVSTGGGAMLESLEGLELPGVAAINK
- the rpiB gene encoding ribose 5-phosphate isomerase B, with the protein product MKKIAIAADHAGFEYKELIKKYLEGKVEIKDYGTYSTDSVDYPDYVHPAASSVENGENELGILICGSGNGVQITANKHQKIRCALCWMPEIASLARQHNDANMISIPARFISKELAFEIVDKFLTTDFEGGRHQNRVDKIAFC
- the rnr gene encoding ribonuclease R, which encodes MKNKKNISHKNEQKLLDLGRTILRFMSKKTSKIYNYKQIAEGIDYKNPRQRELVIQALHRLLASQKIKETEKGKYIVNLNIEGALTGVIDFNQSGNAYVKVDGINDDIFVHQKNVKDALQGDKVLIVTYNFKGKKLEGSVVEVLERAKEVFVGTFQKIAEKDFGFVVLDKKKLNTDIFISKNHFNGAEDGDKVIVKMLEWKPGSKNPEGEITTVLGTPGDHETEIHSILAEYGLPYNFPPEVEHDADQIDRSINADEVAKRWDMRDILTFTIDPKDAKDFDDALSIRKLENGLWEIGVHIADVSHYVKPGTILDDEAYARATSVYLVDRVVPMLPEVLSNDVCSLRPNEDKFTFSAVFELDEDAKIHKQWFGRTVIHSDRRFAYEEAQERIENKEGDLVEEILQLDKLAKIMRAKRIRNGAITFDRSEVRFNLDENNKPIGVYFKVSKDSNHLIEEFMLLANKKVSEFISLNKRNEPTGNTFIYRIHDDPDPAKLTALRDFVGTFGYKMDLANTQKVAESLNKLLSDVKGKGEENMIETLAMRSMSKAVYSTDPIGHYGLGFEYYSHFTSPIRRYPDLIAHRLLQHYLDGGKSPNKEEVEEKAKHCSAMERLASEAERESIKFMQVKFMEDHVGEVFSGVISGVAEYGFWVEIPENGAEGMIKSRDLVDDSYSLDAKNYAIVGSRTGNTYQLGDEVKIKVVKANLIAKQLDFKIIE